Proteins encoded by one window of Phosphitispora fastidiosa:
- a CDS encoding NapC/NirT family cytochrome c — MLSWKKGALIISVTIILLYAAFMAGYYATSFPSFCGTCHDVKPYLVSWRQSAHKDINCLYCHEPMGFLGKLHSKSRGLNYLYQELTGQHTIIIEGQIFEQNCVACHLGDYHNYPDTVRLDAKHYQWLKSDRKCLECHRAAGHGANLFTAEKFNRD, encoded by the coding sequence TTGCTTTCCTGGAAAAAAGGCGCCCTAATCATTTCAGTGACGATTATTTTGCTTTATGCTGCGTTCATGGCAGGCTATTACGCTACATCCTTTCCTTCCTTCTGCGGTACCTGCCATGATGTAAAGCCGTATCTGGTGTCATGGCGGCAGTCTGCTCACAAGGACATTAATTGCCTTTACTGTCACGAACCAATGGGGTTCCTGGGTAAGCTCCATTCAAAATCCCGGGGCCTTAACTATCTCTATCAAGAATTAACCGGTCAGCACACAATTATTATAGAAGGACAGATTTTTGAACAAAACTGTGTTGCCTGCCACCTGGGGGATTATCATAATTACCCTGATACTGTAAGGCTTGATGCCAAACACTACCAATGGCTCAAGAGTGACCGCAAATGCCTGGAATGCCATAGGGCAGCAGGACACGGGGCCAATTTATTCACAGCAGAAAAGTTTAACCGGGATTAA